In Salvelinus alpinus chromosome 20, SLU_Salpinus.1, whole genome shotgun sequence, a genomic segment contains:
- the LOC139546846 gene encoding uncharacterized protein translates to MKLHKIASNSKTVMEAFPMEDRAKDLKDLDLGVDPLPFQRSLGLSWNLETDSFSFQVSHNEKPFTRRGILSTVNSLYDPLGFVAPITMQGKALIRELSSDQSEWDAPLPPEKEEKWKMWKDSLMELEHMYIQRTYIPVSLSTTQRRELHIFSDASTVAIGAVAYLRVIDSEGQCHVGFVMGKSKLAPRPAHTIPRLELCAALLAVEMYELIRDEIDIDVNVAKFYTDSKIVLGYIRNVTKRFYVYVANRVTRIRKSTHPDQWCYVNTDSNPADHATRPILAALLKYTSWFSGPPFLTQTNSSEPENINFDLVEPHADAEIRPDVTVFASKVSGAQLGSHRFERFSSWKALNRATARLIHVARSFHEGADNTSCRGWHDCNKPCGTSELSQAKTAIIHCVQHEAFREEFKCLEKGKEFPKQSTLKKPFPVLTKRLGK, encoded by the coding sequence atgaaactacacaagaTTGCATCCAATAGCAAAACAGTTATGGAAGCCTTCCCTATGGAGGACCGTGCAAAAGACTTAAAAGATCTGGACCTAGGAGTGGATCCTCTCCCCTTTCAACGGAGTCTGGGACTTTCCTGGAACCTGGAAACAGACAGCTTCTCATTCCAGGTGTCCCACAATGAGAAGCCTTTTACGCGGAGAGGCATCCTGTCCACAGTGAATAGTCTTTATGACCCCCTTGGGTTCGTGGCTCCAATAACAATGCAAGGTAAAGCCTTAATCAGAGAACTCTCTTCTGATCAGAGTGAGTGGGATGCCCCTCTTCCCCCAGAAAAAGAAGAGAAATGGAAAATGTGGAAGGATTCTTTGATGGAGTTGGAACATATGTATATTCAGCGGACCTACATCCCAGTCTCCTTGTCTACCACTCAAAGAAGAGAGCTACACATCTTCTCGGATGCCTCTACAGTAGCCATAGGAGCGGTAGCCTACCTGAGAGTTATTGACTCGGAAGGTCAATGCCATGTTGGATttgtcatggggaaatcaaaattgGCCCCTCGTCCGGCCCACACTATCCCACGCCTAGAACTGTGTGCGGCTTTGCTAGCTGTTGAGATGTATGAACTGATCAGAGACGAAATTGACATTGATGTAAATGTGGCCAAGTTCTACACAGACAGTAAGATAGTTCTCGGTTACATCCGCAATGTCACCAAAAGATTCTATGTGTATGTTGCCAATAGGGTAACTCGCATCAGGAAGTCTACCCATCCAGATCAGTGGTGTTATGTAAACACTGACAGCAATCCAGCAGACCATGCAACCAGGCCTATACTTGCTGCGCTCTTAAAGTACACCAGTTGGTTCTCAGGTCCACCTTTCCTGACCCAAACAAACTCAAGTGAGCCTGAGAACATAAATTTTGACCTTGTAGAGCCTCACGCAGACGCAGAGATTCGACCAGACGTCACTGTCTTCGCCTCTAAGGTTTCTGGAGCTCAACTCGGCTCTCATCGCTTTGAGAGGTTCTCAAGCTGGAAAGCTCTCAATCGAGCCACAGCACGACTCATTCATGTTGCCAGATCCTTCCATGAAGGTGCGGACAACACCAGCTGCAGAGGCTGGCATGACTGTAATAAACCATGCGGTACAAGTGAGTTGTCACAAGCCAAAACAGCAATCATTCACTGTGTGCAACATGAAGCCTTCAGAGAAGAATTCAAATGCCTTGAAAAAGGAAAAGAGTTCCCAAAACAAAGTACACTCAAAAAACCTTTCCCAGTACTGACAAAAAGGTTAGGAAAGTAG
- the LOC139546848 gene encoding homeobox even-skipped homolog protein 2-like has product MMERIRKEMILMERGLHSPVPGKRLSNLSDSAGNSVLEALENSQHSGRLSPRISSASLHGSLGDIPTKGKFEIDSIFGTHHNSENTSSAEISSSESRKKIHLYPEVSQDSDMNSDVEVGCPSHRSPSQHKENNNKGFSDNNSGGSNTSSSSLSNHNGNGMSSNMSNAETRRYRTAFTREQIGRLEKEFYRENYVSRPRRCELAASLNLPETTIKVWFQNRRMKDKRQRLAMSWPHPADPSFYTYMMTHAAATGSLPYPFHSHMPLHYYPHVGVTAAAAAAAASGAASSPFATSIRPLDTFRALSHPYSRPELLCGFRHPGLYQSPAGLNSSAAASAAAAAAACAAAVSAPSATGPCSCLSCHSSQAASALGSRSTNSDFTCTASGQRSESGFLPYSAAVLSKTSVPSPDQREESSLNR; this is encoded by the exons ATGATGGAGAGGATAAGAAAAGAGATGATTCTGATGGAGAGAGGTCTGCACAGTCCCGTGCCTGGGAAAAGGCTCTCGAACCTGTCAGACTCCGCTGGAAATTCAGTGTTGGAGGCCCTCGAAAATTCTCAGCACAGTGGTCGCCTAAGCCCGAGAATAAGTTCCGCCTCGCTTCATGGAAGTCTAGGGGATATTCCAACCAAAGGCAAGTTCGAAATCGACAGTATTTTCGGTACCCACCACAACAGCGAGAATACTTCCTCCGCGGAGATTTCATCCTCAGAAAGCAGAAAGAAAATTCACTTATACCCAGAAGTTTCTCAAGACTCAGATATGAACAGTGATGTGGAGGTGGGATGCCCATCGCATCGCTCTCCGAGCCAACACaaggaaaacaacaacaaag GGTTTTCTGACAATAATTCTGGAGGCTCCAACACAAGTTCATCCTCCCTTTCCAATCATAACGGCAATGGAATGAGCTCAAACATGTCAAATGCCGAGACTAGAAGGTACCGGACTGCATTCACCAGAGAACAAATAGGAAGACTGGAGAAAGAGTTTTACAGGGAAAATTATGTCTCAAGACCCAGAAGATGTGAACTGGCCGCATCACTGAATCTACCTGAAACTACAATAAAG GTATGGTTCCAGAACAGGCGGATGAAGGATAAGAGGCAACGTTTGGCGATGTCTTGGCCCCATCCAGCAGATCCAAGCTTTTACACCTACATGATGACGCACGCGGCAGCCACCGGAAGTCTACCATACCCTTTCCATTCCCACATGCCTCTGCACTATTACCCGCACGTTGGTGTCACAGCAGCTGCCGCTGCCGCAGCTGCGTCTGGTGCTGCATCGTCACCTTTCGCTACCTCCATTCGCCCTCTCGATACTTTCCGTGCACTCTCCCATCCTTACTCACGCCCAGAGCTTCTCTGTGGCTTCAGGCACCCAGGACTTTATCAGTCACCCGCAGGCCTCAATAGCTCTGCGGCAGCAtcagcagcagcggcagcagcagcatgtGCAGCCGCGGTCAGCGCGCCATCAGCCACTGGCCCATGCTCGTGCCTCAGTTGTCACAGCAGCCAAGCGGCCAGTGCGCTAGGCTCCAGAAGTACCAACTCTGACTTCACCTGCACAGCATCTGGGCAAAGATCCGAGAGTGGATTTTTGCCGTATTCTGCAGCTGTCCTGAGTAAAACCTCGGTTCCATCACCAGATCAGAGAGAGGAATCTTCACTAAACAGATAA